One Caulobacter segnis genomic window carries:
- a CDS encoding CBS domain-containing protein — translation MLVSQILKDKGDLVFTASPQETVGAAAALLHTRRVGAMVVVDDKEAVVGILSERDIVRVIAKEGASALSKPISGCMTSSVVFAQPDESIDVLLERMTDRRIRHLPVVKGERLAGIISIGDLVKYKISETQAEADGLKAYIAAG, via the coding sequence GTGCTGGTTTCTCAGATCCTGAAAGATAAGGGCGATCTCGTGTTCACGGCCTCCCCGCAGGAGACCGTCGGCGCCGCGGCGGCGTTGCTTCATACAAGGCGTGTCGGGGCCATGGTGGTGGTCGACGACAAGGAGGCCGTGGTCGGGATTCTGTCCGAGCGCGACATCGTCCGCGTGATCGCCAAGGAGGGGGCCTCGGCCCTGTCCAAGCCGATCTCCGGCTGCATGACGTCCAGCGTCGTCTTCGCCCAGCCGGACGAGTCGATCGACGTGCTGCTCGAGCGCATGACCGACCGTCGCATCCGCCACCTGCCGGTGGTGAAGGGCGAGCGCCTGGCCGGGATCATCTCGATCGGCGACCTGGTGAAGTACAAGATCAGCGAGACCCAGGCCGAGGCCGACGGCCTCAAGGCCTATATCGCGGCGGGCTGA
- a CDS encoding rhomboid family intramembrane serine protease, which translates to MTDQRPEPIFNAPWPALLAVAAVIVPHALLLKAGDATIESLALIPREFWAGRWTGAITMMFVHGGWVHALMNAAFALAFGAPVARLLGLDGRGGAIFCLFYLACGALSGVGYAMIHPDSAGAVIGASGAVSGLMGAAARTMDSPGQVGPILGPRVISLGLGWLVVNLVMAVAGGLLTMGTGAVAWEAHLVGFVVGVLLIGPFARWTGPPAGTIDPH; encoded by the coding sequence ATGACCGACCAGCGCCCCGAGCCTATCTTCAACGCGCCCTGGCCGGCGCTGCTGGCGGTGGCGGCCGTGATCGTCCCGCATGCCCTTCTGCTGAAGGCCGGCGACGCGACGATCGAGTCCCTGGCCCTGATCCCGCGGGAGTTCTGGGCCGGCCGCTGGACCGGCGCGATCACCATGATGTTCGTGCACGGGGGCTGGGTCCACGCCTTGATGAACGCGGCCTTCGCCCTGGCCTTTGGAGCGCCGGTGGCGCGGCTGCTGGGGCTGGACGGCCGGGGAGGGGCGATCTTCTGCCTGTTCTATCTGGCCTGCGGCGCGCTGTCGGGTGTCGGCTACGCGATGATCCACCCGGACTCGGCCGGCGCGGTGATCGGCGCCTCGGGCGCGGTTTCGGGCCTGATGGGCGCGGCGGCCCGGACCATGGACTCTCCGGGACAGGTCGGACCGATCCTGGGGCCGCGCGTGATCTCGCTGGGCCTGGGCTGGCTGGTGGTCAATCTGGTCATGGCCGTGGCCGGCGGCCTGCTGACCATGGGGACCGGCGCGGTGGCCTGGGAGGCGCATCTGGTGGGCTTCGTCGTCGGCGTCCTGTTGATCGGACCGTTCGCGCGCTGGACCGGTCCGCCGGCCGGGACGATCGATCCCCATTGA
- a CDS encoding PAS domain-containing hybrid sensor histidine kinase/response regulator, producing MTSNPEKIAASDVPGLLGLGFDQLRRPIWVFDDTRKRKVYANRAALDLWGAATLDELLARDFADQSAAVRTRMDDISARIEGGASVEERWTFYPNGVPVVVQTTISRIALPGGGHAMLFEGARVETEAEQQRAIEALRHTSALVSLYDADGFRVFGNPASVAAYPGETVRFSDIFANGDAAGALWSSALAGEAVEGAYRVITLQGERWHGLTARRTPDPVTGELCVLVNETDITEEVEAQSALAEARERAEAAMAARQDFLANMSHELRTPLTSILGFTDLLAASPLNGEQQRRLGRIHDAGTVLLETLNDVLDFAKLEAGGVDLDRRPFALRTLLNKVAGMFEAQALAKGLDLSLRVDPSCPEWLEGDGDRLRQVLVNFLGNAVKFTGTGSVTLGVKHREGAAPGFARLELAVSDTGVGVPAAMLDTVFDRFAQAGPEVARKFGGTGLGLAISKEIVELMGGEIGVDSIAGQGARFWCVLDLPLAVAPERAEAETAQALARPLKLLVADDNEANRELIGTLIRAMGHEVDVVADGYAAVEAVASGGYDLVLMDVRMPRMDGLAATRAIRSLQGEAAATPIIALTANVLPDQVAFYRASGMDDHVGKPISPRELLLKVALWSEGRVDGRSAPAERA from the coding sequence TTGACGTCGAACCCGGAGAAGATTGCTGCTTCTGATGTTCCCGGCCTGCTGGGTCTGGGTTTCGATCAGCTGCGCCGGCCGATCTGGGTGTTCGACGACACCCGCAAGCGCAAGGTCTACGCGAACCGCGCGGCGCTGGACCTGTGGGGCGCGGCGACGCTGGACGAACTGCTGGCGCGGGACTTCGCCGACCAGTCGGCCGCCGTGCGTACGCGCATGGACGACATCTCCGCCCGCATCGAGGGCGGGGCGTCGGTCGAGGAGCGCTGGACCTTCTATCCGAACGGCGTCCCCGTCGTCGTGCAGACCACCATTTCGCGGATCGCCCTGCCTGGCGGTGGTCACGCCATGCTGTTCGAAGGCGCGCGGGTCGAGACCGAGGCCGAGCAGCAGCGGGCCATCGAGGCGCTTCGGCACACCAGCGCGCTCGTCTCTCTATATGACGCCGACGGCTTTCGCGTGTTCGGCAACCCCGCGTCCGTGGCCGCCTATCCGGGCGAGACCGTGCGGTTCTCCGACATCTTCGCCAATGGTGACGCGGCCGGCGCGCTATGGAGCTCGGCCCTGGCTGGCGAGGCGGTCGAGGGCGCCTATCGGGTGATCACCCTGCAGGGCGAGCGCTGGCACGGCCTGACCGCCCGCCGCACCCCCGACCCCGTCACCGGCGAGCTGTGCGTGCTGGTCAACGAGACCGACATCACCGAGGAGGTCGAGGCCCAGTCGGCCCTGGCAGAGGCGCGCGAGCGGGCCGAGGCGGCCATGGCCGCGCGCCAGGATTTCCTGGCCAACATGTCCCACGAGCTGCGCACGCCGCTGACCAGCATCCTGGGCTTCACCGACTTGCTGGCGGCCTCGCCGCTGAACGGCGAGCAGCAGCGACGCCTGGGGCGGATCCACGACGCGGGCACGGTGCTGCTGGAGACGCTGAACGACGTCCTCGACTTCGCCAAGCTGGAGGCCGGCGGCGTCGACCTGGACCGCCGGCCGTTCGCGCTGCGGACGCTGCTGAACAAGGTGGCCGGCATGTTCGAGGCGCAGGCCCTGGCCAAGGGGCTCGACCTCAGCCTGCGCGTCGACCCGAGCTGTCCCGAATGGCTGGAAGGCGATGGCGATCGCCTGCGTCAGGTGCTGGTCAATTTCCTGGGCAACGCGGTCAAGTTCACCGGGACGGGTTCGGTTACCCTTGGCGTCAAGCATCGCGAGGGCGCCGCGCCCGGTTTCGCGCGTCTCGAGCTGGCCGTGTCCGACACCGGTGTCGGCGTGCCGGCGGCCATGCTGGACACGGTCTTCGACCGCTTCGCCCAGGCGGGACCCGAGGTGGCGCGCAAGTTCGGCGGGACCGGGCTTGGACTGGCGATCAGCAAGGAGATCGTCGAACTGATGGGCGGCGAGATCGGCGTCGACAGCATCGCCGGGCAGGGCGCGCGCTTCTGGTGCGTGCTGGACCTGCCGCTGGCCGTCGCCCCCGAACGGGCCGAGGCCGAGACGGCGCAGGCGCTCGCCCGGCCGCTGAAGCTGCTGGTCGCCGACGACAACGAGGCCAATCGCGAGCTGATCGGAACCCTGATCCGCGCCATGGGCCACGAGGTCGACGTCGTGGCCGACGGCTACGCCGCTGTCGAGGCGGTGGCCTCGGGCGGCTACGACCTCGTCCTGATGGACGTGCGGATGCCGCGCATGGATGGTCTGGCCGCCACCCGTGCGATCCGGAGCCTGCAGGGCGAGGCGGCGGCGACGCCGATCATCGCCCTGACCGCCAACGTCCTGCCCGACCAGGTCGCCTTCTATCGCGCCAGCGGCATGGACGACCACGTCGGCAAGCCGATCAGTCCGCGCGAACTGCTGCTGAAGGTCGCGCTGTGGAGCGAAGGCCGCGTCGACGGCCGGTCCGCGCCCGCCGAGCGGGCTTAG